cgccgccgccgtcggtgggggtggtggtgcccgCATCGCGTCGTAGAGCGTCTGCACAACGTACGCGTAGTTTCCCGGCTCGTTGGGCAGGGTGCAGAGGTAGGGGTCTGGCAGATTTTGTGGCGTTCCCCAGGGCGCACCCGTGCCGATAAGAAGCTGTGAGAggtgcacggcagcgtctcctccgctgctggtggtggtagcGCTGTCAGAGTTAGAGCCCAGCCCGGCACGCGGAGGCAGCAAGGCTGCGAGCGCTTCCACAGACGGACCACTGTCGGTCGTCGCTGTCACCTCAGTTTCACTGCCCTCCGtcttcgccaccgccagaCCGTCCGCCGTGGCTAGTACGTAAAACGgaacagccgccgccgttcgccccgctgctgggcggtgcgcacggacaagctgctgcatcgctgTGGAGGCGTGGAGGGCACGCAAGCCATTGTgcaacaccaccgcagacggagcggcgccggcgccgtctgcCGTCGCTGATGTAGCGGCGAGGAGTTCGTCGAGCAGCTTGGCGGCACGGTTCACCGTTTCCGTGAGAGATGCcgcatctgctgcgccgaggtgcagcaccagcggcagacGCACCTCAGCCGCGACACGCCAGCACTCCTTGAACAGGCGCTCCTGCGCGTAGTGCGTTCCGTGCTCACGGCTGAGGTTCAGCCCCGTGAGGACACCGACAACGTCGCTGTGCTTCACGTTAGCCTCGAGCTCCTTGACCCACTGATCATGCAATCGCATGTTCACGCGGTCGATACTGTTGACGTGGATGCCGAGCACCGCGTACAGAAGAATGCTGGCCTttgtcgacgacgacgatgtcgtcaccgctgcggcgacagaggcgaccacggcgccgtcgacgttGAAGTGCACATGCcgggcaccaccaccagtggcgctgctgcgctgctgctgctccaaaGTTCCCCGGTAAAGCTTGTTGtgctgcacacacgtgtTCAACAGCAACGactgccgctccgcctcgccacACCAGCAGACCACGGCAGCTAGCTTGCCTtcctcggcggcgcggcgaaaGATGCCCTCCCGAtcctcctccagcttgcgtgacagcagcgccacggcggcgtcgatgtAGGGCGATCCACCGGTCTGCGCAGCATCGCGGACGGCTGCAAGCGCCTTCTCGAAGTCGGTCACGGTCGATGCAGCCGTAGCCTCCATCGCGGTCGCCCctgccgaggcggccgccatcaAGGCCTTCAGCACCGGGAGGCACGCgggtggcggcgttggcgtgGCACGTGTGGCCGGGGTCGTGTAGTCTTTTTTGGCGCTCTTGTTCTTCGCGATGGAGGCACCCGGATTGTTCTTGGATCGGCGCAGGCTCGCGCCCTTCGCCTCCCGGCCACCTCCGCGATCGACGAAGCCCATGGATGCGTCCCCGGCGTGGGCGCGAGCGAGTGGGCGCGTACGTGTGCTCGTGCGCGAGTGGGCGTGCCCGTCCTCTCAAGGGCACGAGTCAAGCAGGGCTCGTGATGGCCGTAAGGGTTCAAGCGTATGTTGGTCGTGTACACGGATGCGCATCGGCTCTTCCAAGACTgcacatgcgtgcatgcacgCGAATCGTGGCATgaagggtggggaggggaggggtggaggcggcgcatccGGCGAAGGTGCGCATGAAGAggcgacacgcacacacacacacatgatggtgacggcggtgctggttGGTGATGTTGGTGAAGAGATGTGGCAGCCCAAGccctccacccacccataTGCAGCTCAACTTCGATGCACCGTTGGTGCCGGGGCAGCATCGCATCTCTCCCACCGTTGTTGCCGCCCCTCTGCGCCTGCGCCCACTCATGAGAGGCAGCGGTacgccggcgtgtgtgtgtgtgtgtgtcggggaaggggggaggaggtgaggcAGATGAGAACCGCCGCATCGCCCATCT
Above is a genomic segment from Leishmania major strain Friedlin complete genome, chromosome 3 containing:
- a CDS encoding conserved hypothetical protein (previous protein_id=AAM69040.1), producing the protein MGFVDRGGGREAKGASLRRSKNNPGASIAKNKSAKKDYTTPATRATPTPPPACLPVLKALMAAASAGATAMEATAASTVTDFEKALAAVRDAAQTGGSPYIDAAVALLSRKLEEDREGIFRRAAEEGKLAAVVCWCGEAERQSLLLNTCVQHNKLYRGTLEQQQRSSATGGGARHVHFNVDGAVVASVAAAVTTSSSSTKASILLYAVLGIHVNSIDRVNMRLHDQWVKELEANVKHSDVVGVLTGLNLSREHGTHYAQERLFKECWRVAAEVRLPLVLHLGAADAASLTETVNRAAKLLDELLAATSATADGAGAAPSAVVLHNGLRALHASTAMQQLVRAHRPAAGRTAAAVPFYVLATADGLAVAKTEGSETEVTATTDSGPSVEALAALLPPRAGLGSNSDSATTTSSGGDAAVHLSQLLIGTGAPWGTPQNLPDPYLCTLPNEPGNYAYVVQTLYDAMRAPPPPPTAAAAAAELTLADLSAIAAVNYLLAFFHECVWEQEQQQQQQRSGSDDETTADALQQQQRRWVESQQPVVVAGLADSDVKRDLEALLAEAAKERERMEQERLREEAGLAQARSEELQQKRSRRERKKNVKANNRSNFTHFRNKDFAPRQSKQEKPAHLREVVGIREGGSTDVDGRERTPSSSSAASDSGSAGGPNSLAAQVERLLKANAAHRDPECRAQRQPAGRGKGRGQNALAGSRKVGRSADMKSSEQPQQQYGAGAGGKAENGSPSDGSDDDDERYTRTRAL